The following are from one region of the Hydrogenophaga sp. BPS33 genome:
- a CDS encoding CaiB/BaiF CoA transferase family protein produces the protein MARVESKGALDGIRVVELTTVILGPWAAQMLGDMGADVIKVETLEGDITRQLGPRRNEGMAALYLATNRNKRSIALDLTRPEGREALLAIVKTADVFIHNLRPKVCARLGLGYEHFAQEQPGLIYCATYGFRADGPMADKPAYDDVIQAASGLADLQAAVSDQPRYVPTVMADKTTAYNVVSAVLAALLRRGRTGVGQAIEVPMFESLVDFVMVEHLYGAGFEPPLDRMGYARILTTERKPYRTLDGHYLAVLPYTDQNWRDFFRVAGREDLFARSCFASIATRVANSSEVYALLEQIVATRSADDWERDLDAVQVPAMRVHTKETLLDDPQLNATGFWRSVEHPTEGRLRMTDPPVRFSESPSSIRRLPPLLGEQSAEILAEAGYAAPHIEQLFRSRVSLCKAAASSTRTSSTDTAHEPSHAS, from the coding sequence ATGGCACGCGTTGAATCCAAGGGCGCGCTCGACGGCATCCGCGTGGTCGAACTGACTACCGTCATCCTCGGGCCCTGGGCCGCGCAGATGCTCGGCGACATGGGCGCTGACGTGATCAAGGTCGAAACGCTGGAGGGCGACATCACGCGCCAGCTCGGCCCACGCCGCAACGAAGGCATGGCCGCGCTGTACCTTGCGACCAACCGCAACAAGCGCAGCATCGCGCTCGACCTGACGCGCCCGGAAGGTCGGGAGGCGCTGTTGGCCATCGTCAAGACGGCCGACGTGTTCATCCACAACCTGCGGCCCAAGGTCTGCGCGCGGCTCGGACTCGGTTACGAGCACTTCGCGCAAGAGCAGCCCGGGCTCATCTACTGCGCCACCTACGGCTTTCGCGCCGACGGCCCCATGGCCGACAAGCCGGCATACGACGACGTGATCCAGGCCGCCAGCGGACTGGCGGACCTGCAGGCCGCCGTGTCCGACCAGCCGCGCTATGTGCCGACCGTGATGGCCGACAAGACCACGGCCTACAACGTGGTCTCGGCCGTGCTCGCGGCCTTGCTGCGGCGCGGGCGCACGGGCGTTGGGCAGGCCATCGAAGTGCCCATGTTCGAGAGCCTGGTGGACTTCGTGATGGTCGAGCACCTGTATGGCGCGGGCTTCGAACCACCGTTGGACCGCATGGGCTATGCCCGCATCCTCACCACCGAGCGCAAGCCCTACCGCACGCTCGATGGACACTACCTCGCCGTGTTGCCCTACACCGACCAGAACTGGCGCGACTTCTTTCGCGTCGCGGGCCGCGAAGACCTCTTTGCCCGGTCCTGCTTCGCATCCATTGCCACGCGGGTGGCGAACTCAAGCGAGGTGTACGCCTTGCTGGAGCAGATCGTGGCCACGCGCAGCGCCGACGACTGGGAGCGCGATCTCGATGCGGTGCAGGTGCCCGCCATGCGGGTGCATACCAAGGAGACGTTGCTGGACGACCCGCAACTCAACGCAACGGGTTTCTGGCGCAGCGTGGAGCACCCCACCGAAGGCCGCTTGCGCATGACCGATCCTCCCGTGCGCTTCAGCGAATCGCCCTCGTCGATCCGGCGCTTGCCGCCGCTGCTGGGCGAGCAAAGCGCCGAGATCCTGGCCGAGGCGGGCTACGCGGCGCCCCACATCGAACAGCTGTTTCGTTCTCGCGTGAGCCTGTGCAAGGCCGCCGCATCTTCCACCCGAACCTCTTCCACGGACACCGCACATGAACCATCCCATGCATCTTGA
- a CDS encoding MaoC family dehydratase encodes MAGMYYEEFQVGMNFQHALTRTVTEMDNIMFCAMTHNPQPLHLDEEFAKQTDYGQRIVNSLFTLGLVIGVTVCDTTLGTTLGNLGMTDIRFQHPLFHGDTVRVETHIKAMRESQSRPTAGLVTFEHTGFNQRGQEICYCVRTGLMRKRPA; translated from the coding sequence ATGGCAGGTATGTACTACGAAGAGTTCCAGGTCGGCATGAACTTCCAGCACGCCTTGACGCGCACTGTGACCGAGATGGACAACATCATGTTCTGCGCGATGACGCACAACCCGCAGCCGCTGCATCTCGACGAGGAGTTCGCCAAGCAAACCGACTATGGGCAACGCATCGTCAACAGCCTGTTCACGCTCGGCCTGGTGATCGGCGTGACCGTGTGCGACACCACGCTCGGCACCACGCTGGGCAACCTCGGCATGACCGACATCCGCTTCCAGCATCCGCTGTTCCATGGCGACACGGTGCGGGTGGAGACGCACATCAAAGCGATGCGCGAAAGCCAGTCGCGGCCGACCGCGGGCCTGGTGACCTTCGAGCACACCGGCTTCAACCAGCGCGGCCAGGAGATCTGCTACTGCGTGCGGACCGGCCTGATGCGAAAGCGCCCGGCATGA
- a CDS encoding SDR family NAD(P)-dependent oxidoreductase — translation MNHPMHLEGQNIIVTGAGQGIGEAVARQVVALGAQAILVDTQGDKVRALAQELGASHAQAHVGSVADADFVQAMVAQAVANHGAVHGLVNNAGIVRAAMIHKMSSETWQQVIDVNLSGVFYCLKTVGQHMLDRLAAGDAGPASIVNISSDAARRGTIGQVNYGAAKAGVLGITMSAAREWAAKGIRVNSVCFGIVETEMTETVRADKFRDRMLAMVPMGRFASAEEVSRPVAFLLSGAASYITGQHLSVNGGYAIGS, via the coding sequence ATGAACCATCCCATGCATCTTGAGGGCCAGAACATCATCGTCACCGGCGCGGGCCAAGGGATTGGCGAAGCGGTGGCACGGCAGGTGGTTGCGCTGGGCGCGCAAGCGATCCTCGTGGACACGCAGGGCGACAAGGTTCGTGCGCTCGCGCAGGAACTGGGCGCGTCACACGCGCAGGCGCACGTCGGCTCGGTGGCGGATGCCGATTTCGTGCAGGCCATGGTGGCGCAGGCGGTGGCGAACCACGGCGCGGTGCACGGCTTGGTGAACAACGCCGGCATCGTCCGCGCGGCCATGATCCACAAGATGTCGAGCGAAACCTGGCAGCAGGTGATCGACGTCAACCTCTCCGGCGTCTTCTACTGTCTGAAGACCGTGGGCCAGCACATGCTCGATCGCCTGGCGGCGGGCGATGCAGGGCCGGCATCCATCGTGAACATTTCATCGGACGCGGCGCGGCGCGGCACCATTGGCCAGGTGAACTACGGCGCGGCCAAGGCGGGCGTGCTGGGCATCACCATGAGCGCGGCGCGCGAGTGGGCAGCCAAGGGCATTCGCGTGAACTCAGTGTGTTTCGGTATCGTGGAAACCGAAATGACCGAAACCGTGCGCGCCGACAAGTTCCGTGACCGCATGCTCGCGATGGTGCCCATGGGCCGTTTCGCGAGCGCGGAAGAAGTGTCGCGCCCGGTGGCGTTTCTGCTGTCGGGCGCCGCGAGCTACATCACCGGCCAGCACCTGTCGGTCAACGGTGGCTACGCGATCGGCTCATAG
- a CDS encoding MATE family efflux transporter, with translation MFNAPQGPLWRVYLVFLVPMVLSNILQGLSGTLNGIFIGQMLGTHALAAVSGMFPIVFFFISLVIGIGAGASVLIGQAWGAREPHKVKSIAGTALVLGALIGVVAAVLGVAFARPAMQALGTPLDVIDDAVAYARVMLLIMPLLLVFILFTQLLRGVSDTVSPLIALLLSTALGLLLTPALIQGWLGLPRLGIQSAAYAGLVSYAAALGFLVWRLGRRHHVLAFDRELLGALKLDRAILGKVMRIGLPTGLQMVVISLSELIILALVNGHGSQATAAYGAVTQVVNYVQFPALSIAITASILAAQSIGAGRVERLSPILRTGLWLNLALTGSLVLLGYVLSHKLMGLFLPDPIVRAQAEHLLHIMLWSILVFGFQAIVGGLMRASGDVMVPMAISVFCILGVQLPAAYLLNAQMGLAGVWVAFPVAYVAMLVLQTGYYRFVWRHRKIERLV, from the coding sequence ATGTTCAACGCTCCCCAAGGCCCGCTCTGGCGCGTCTACCTTGTCTTCCTCGTGCCCATGGTGCTGTCCAACATCCTGCAAGGGTTGTCGGGCACTCTCAATGGCATCTTCATTGGCCAGATGCTGGGCACGCACGCGCTGGCTGCGGTGTCGGGTATGTTCCCGATCGTGTTCTTCTTCATCTCGCTGGTGATTGGCATCGGCGCGGGCGCGTCCGTCCTTATCGGACAGGCCTGGGGGGCGCGGGAGCCGCACAAGGTCAAGTCCATCGCGGGCACGGCCCTGGTGTTGGGCGCGTTGATCGGTGTGGTGGCGGCCGTCTTGGGCGTGGCGTTTGCGCGTCCGGCCATGCAGGCCTTGGGCACGCCGCTGGACGTGATCGACGACGCCGTGGCCTATGCGCGGGTGATGTTGCTCATCATGCCGCTGCTGCTGGTGTTCATTCTGTTTACGCAGTTGCTGCGCGGCGTGAGCGATACCGTGTCGCCCCTGATCGCGTTGCTGCTGTCGACAGCGCTGGGTCTGCTGCTGACCCCTGCGCTCATCCAGGGCTGGCTGGGGCTGCCGCGTCTGGGCATTCAAAGCGCGGCTTACGCGGGATTGGTGTCGTACGCGGCGGCACTGGGCTTTCTGGTGTGGCGTCTGGGGCGGCGGCACCACGTGCTGGCGTTTGATCGCGAACTGCTGGGCGCGCTCAAGCTGGACCGCGCCATCCTCGGCAAGGTGATGCGCATCGGTTTGCCCACGGGCTTGCAGATGGTGGTGATCTCGCTGTCGGAGTTGATCATCCTTGCACTCGTCAACGGCCATGGCTCGCAGGCCACGGCTGCGTACGGCGCGGTTACGCAGGTGGTGAACTACGTGCAGTTCCCCGCGCTGTCGATCGCGATCACCGCATCCATTCTCGCGGCGCAGTCCATTGGGGCGGGCCGTGTCGAGCGCCTGAGCCCGATCCTGCGCACCGGCCTCTGGCTGAACCTGGCACTCACCGGCAGCCTGGTGTTGCTGGGCTACGTCCTCTCGCACAAGCTGATGGGACTGTTCCTGCCCGACCCCATCGTGCGCGCGCAGGCCGAGCATCTGCTGCACATCATGTTGTGGAGCATCCTGGTGTTCGGTTTTCAGGCCATTGTGGGCGGGCTCATGCGCGCAAGTGGCGACGTGATGGTGCCGATGGCGATTTCGGTGTTCTGCATCCTCGGCGTGCAACTGCCTGCGGCGTACCTGCTCAATGCCCAGATGGGCCTGGCCGGTGTGTGGGTCGCGTTCCCGGTGGCCTACGTCGCCATGCTGGTGCTGCAGACTGGTTACTACCGTTTTGTGTGGCGCCACCGCAAGATTGAGCGGCTGGTGTAG
- a CDS encoding enoyl-CoA hydratase-related protein — MPFTHILFDQVGAVAVLTLNRPEALNALTFDMMREVQTALELVESDHAIRALIVTGAGRGFCSGQDLKCRAPLDADIVQVYMDSFYQPIADLRRCRVPVVMAINGVAAGAGFSLALAGDILLASRAAKFIQLFSGVGLVPDIGSTYLLPRAIGRTRALRMMMTSEPLPAEQALAWGVVSECFDEADLMPAAHALAAKLAAGATRALAGTRQLVDEGAHQDFERQFRRELEVQQAMRANADAREGVAAFIERRKPVFRGA; from the coding sequence ATGCCATTCACCCACATTCTTTTTGACCAGGTCGGTGCCGTGGCGGTATTGACGCTGAACCGACCCGAGGCGCTCAACGCCTTGACATTCGACATGATGCGCGAGGTGCAGACGGCGCTGGAACTTGTCGAGTCGGACCACGCCATCCGGGCGTTGATCGTGACCGGTGCGGGCCGGGGCTTCTGCTCCGGGCAAGACCTGAAGTGCCGCGCGCCGCTCGACGCCGACATCGTGCAGGTGTACATGGATTCGTTCTACCAGCCGATCGCGGACCTTCGGCGCTGCCGGGTGCCGGTGGTCATGGCCATCAACGGCGTGGCGGCCGGGGCCGGCTTTTCGCTGGCCCTGGCGGGCGACATTCTGCTGGCGTCGCGTGCCGCGAAATTCATCCAGCTCTTCAGCGGCGTGGGCCTGGTGCCCGACATCGGCTCCACCTACCTGCTGCCGCGCGCGATCGGCCGCACCCGCGCGCTGCGCATGATGATGACCAGCGAGCCGCTGCCCGCCGAGCAGGCCCTGGCCTGGGGCGTGGTCTCGGAATGTTTCGATGAGGCGGACCTGATGCCAGCGGCCCATGCGCTGGCGGCAAAACTCGCGGCCGGCGCGACCCGGGCCTTGGCGGGGACCCGGCAATTGGTCGACGAAGGCGCTCACCAGGACTTCGAGCGCCAGTTCCGCCGCGAACTGGAGGTGCAGCAGGCCATGCGCGCCAACGCCGACGCGCGCGAAGGCGTGGCCGCTTTCATCGAACGGCGAAAGCCCGTATTCCGAGGAGCGTAG
- a CDS encoding DUF2239 family protein: MTTSTDPSCTAFLGARRVAFGSYAAVAQALSSLGLSGGGELLVFDDATGAQVDHPWPPGYPATPSAAAAEPVAAAAPQVGRPRMGVVAREVTLLPRHWEWLAQQPGGASAALRRLVEEARRTHAERDGWRQAKERAYRFMSAIAGGFAGFEEASRALFGQDAEAFARSIADWPPDVQSHLAWLARNAFAPEAAAPSA, from the coding sequence ATGACCACATCCACAGATCCCAGTTGCACCGCGTTTCTCGGCGCGCGCCGCGTCGCCTTCGGCTCTTACGCAGCCGTGGCGCAGGCCCTCTCCTCGCTGGGCTTGTCGGGCGGGGGTGAATTGTTGGTGTTCGACGACGCCACCGGCGCCCAAGTCGATCACCCATGGCCACCCGGCTATCCCGCCACCCCTTCTGCCGCTGCTGCCGAGCCCGTTGCTGCGGCGGCCCCGCAAGTGGGACGGCCTCGCATGGGCGTGGTGGCGCGCGAGGTCACGCTGTTGCCGCGCCACTGGGAGTGGCTCGCGCAGCAGCCTGGCGGTGCGTCCGCGGCGTTGCGGCGCTTGGTGGAAGAAGCGCGCCGCACCCACGCCGAGCGAGATGGCTGGCGACAAGCCAAGGAGCGCGCCTACCGTTTCATGAGCGCCATCGCCGGTGGATTCGCCGGCTTTGAGGAAGCGTCGCGCGCGCTGTTCGGGCAAGATGCCGAAGCCTTTGCCCGCAGCATCGCCGACTGGCCGCCCGACGTGCAGTCGCACCTGGCCTGGTTGGCGCGCAACGCTTTCGCGCCCGAGGCCGCTGCACCGTCCGCATGA
- a CDS encoding glycine zipper 2TM domain-containing protein has translation MKTPVLVPVMSGLIALAGAGAVHAQEAQGRVISSTPIVQQVAVPREVCSDQQVTYQSQNSGAGALMGGIAGGAVGNAIGDGGGRAAATVIGLIGGAILGNRIEGPGQPYTENYRQCGTQTYYDNRTVAYDVVYEYAGQQYRTQMAQDPGRYVRLNVSPADAMPPPPPVTYQTYPPQTQYVEPNTRITIGTTFYPHPGSVMPINGYRYGPGYMPPRHYAPPPPRWSRDHWNR, from the coding sequence ATGAAAACCCCCGTTCTTGTTCCCGTGATGTCCGGCCTCATCGCCCTCGCCGGTGCTGGCGCGGTGCACGCGCAGGAAGCCCAAGGCCGTGTGATCAGCAGCACCCCCATCGTTCAGCAGGTGGCCGTGCCGCGCGAAGTCTGCAGCGATCAGCAAGTGACCTACCAAAGCCAGAATTCCGGCGCGGGCGCCTTGATGGGCGGGATCGCCGGTGGTGCGGTGGGCAATGCCATTGGGGACGGTGGCGGCCGCGCGGCGGCCACGGTCATCGGCCTCATCGGCGGCGCGATATTGGGCAACCGCATCGAAGGCCCTGGCCAGCCTTACACCGAGAACTACCGGCAGTGCGGCACCCAGACCTATTACGACAACCGCACCGTGGCCTACGACGTGGTGTACGAATACGCGGGCCAGCAATACCGCACGCAGATGGCCCAGGATCCGGGCCGCTATGTGCGGCTGAACGTCAGCCCCGCCGATGCCATGCCGCCACCGCCCCCAGTGACCTACCAGACCTACCCGCCACAGACGCAGTACGTCGAGCCCAATACGCGCATCACGATCGGCACCACCTTCTACCCGCATCCCGGCAGCGTGATGCCGATCAACGGCTACCGCTACGGTCCTGGCTACATGCCGCCACGGCACTATGCGCCGCCGCCTCCGCGCTGGAGCCGCGACCACTGGAATAGGTGA
- a CDS encoding NAD(P)/FAD-dependent oxidoreductase, with protein sequence MIRLSELKLPLAAVPAEHRRAADAPTETQDDRQPPPHPADALTALAATALGIEAAQIAALQVFKRSFDARKADLLAVYIVDVTLTDPAQEAALLATHAGHPHIQPTPDMAWHAHGHAAAHWPTDERDRPVVVGLGPCGLFAALALAQMGFRPIVLERGKPVRERTRDTWGLWRKHVLNPESNVQYGEGGAGLFSDGKLYSQIKDPRFLGRKVMHEFVEAGAPPEILYTAHPHIGTFRLVRVVEAMREKIIALGGEIRFQHQVCGIGLARDGEAQRIDTLQVRRLDTDETFTLPVNRVVLALGHSSRDTFARLWDAGVFLEAKPFSVGFRIEHPQGVIDRARWGRHAGHPLLGAADYKLVHHAKNGRTVYSFCMCPGGMVVAATSEPGRVVTNGMSQYSRNERNANAGIVVGIEPVDFPQSFPQDAPLWSAAFGEADGVRYAEQARVLVEEGKSHPLAGVVLQRQLEARAYELGGHNYNAPAQRVGDFLKQQASSALGEVEPSYQPGVKLGDLAPALPGYAIEAMREALPVFGRKIKGYDMPDAVLTGVETRTSSPLRITRGAENFQSLNTRGLYPAGEGAGYAGGILSAGVDGLKVAEALVRDLLGGAQNPGTP encoded by the coding sequence ATGATCCGCCTCTCCGAACTCAAACTGCCGCTGGCCGCCGTACCAGCGGAACACCGCCGTGCGGCCGACGCGCCCACCGAAACCCAGGACGACCGCCAGCCCCCACCGCACCCGGCAGACGCGCTGACCGCGCTCGCCGCCACCGCACTGGGCATCGAAGCGGCGCAAATCGCCGCGCTGCAGGTCTTCAAGCGCAGCTTCGACGCGCGCAAGGCCGATTTGCTCGCGGTGTACATCGTCGACGTGACGCTGACCGATCCGGCACAGGAAGCCGCCTTGTTGGCCACCCACGCAGGCCACCCGCACATCCAGCCCACGCCCGACATGGCCTGGCACGCGCACGGCCACGCCGCCGCACACTGGCCCACTGACGAACGCGACCGCCCCGTGGTGGTGGGCCTGGGACCGTGCGGCCTGTTCGCCGCGTTGGCACTGGCGCAGATGGGCTTCCGGCCGATCGTGCTCGAGCGCGGCAAGCCGGTGCGCGAACGCACAAGGGACACCTGGGGCCTGTGGCGCAAGCACGTGCTCAACCCCGAGAGCAACGTGCAATACGGCGAAGGCGGCGCGGGCCTGTTCTCCGACGGCAAGCTCTACAGCCAGATCAAGGACCCGCGCTTCCTCGGCCGCAAGGTCATGCACGAGTTCGTGGAGGCGGGCGCGCCGCCTGAAATCCTGTACACCGCACACCCCCACATCGGCACCTTCCGGCTGGTGCGCGTGGTCGAAGCCATGCGCGAAAAAATCATCGCGCTGGGTGGCGAGATCCGCTTCCAGCACCAGGTCTGCGGCATCGGCCTGGCGCGCGACGGTGAAGCCCAGCGCATCGACACATTGCAAGTGCGCCGGCTCGACACGGATGAGACTTTCACCTTGCCAGTGAACCGCGTGGTGCTCGCGCTCGGCCACAGCTCGCGTGACACGTTTGCGCGGCTCTGGGACGCCGGGGTCTTCCTGGAAGCCAAGCCGTTCTCCGTCGGCTTTCGCATCGAACACCCGCAAGGCGTGATCGACCGCGCGCGCTGGGGCCGGCACGCGGGCCACCCGTTGTTGGGCGCGGCCGACTACAAGCTGGTGCACCACGCGAAGAATGGGCGCACGGTCTACAGCTTCTGCATGTGCCCGGGTGGGATGGTGGTGGCGGCCACCTCCGAGCCCGGGCGCGTCGTCACCAACGGCATGAGCCAGTACTCGCGCAACGAGCGCAACGCGAATGCCGGGATCGTGGTCGGCATCGAACCGGTCGACTTCCCGCAATCGTTTCCACAGGACGCGCCCCTGTGGAGCGCCGCTTTCGGCGAGGCCGACGGCGTGCGCTACGCCGAGCAGGCCCGTGTGCTCGTTGAGGAAGGCAAGAGCCATCCCTTGGCCGGCGTGGTGCTGCAGCGCCAGCTGGAGGCGCGCGCCTACGAGCTCGGTGGCCACAACTACAACGCACCGGCGCAGCGGGTCGGCGACTTCCTGAAGCAGCAGGCGTCCAGCGCGCTGGGCGAGGTGGAACCGTCGTACCAGCCCGGGGTGAAACTGGGCGACCTCGCCCCTGCCCTGCCCGGCTACGCCATCGAGGCCATGCGCGAGGCCTTGCCGGTGTTCGGCCGCAAGATCAAGGGCTACGACATGCCCGACGCGGTGCTCACCGGCGTGGAAACACGCACTTCGTCACCGCTGCGCATCACGCGCGGCGCGGAGAATTTCCAGAGTCTGAACACGCGCGGCCTGTACCCGGCCGGCGAAGGTGCGGGCTATGCGGGCGGCATCCTGTCGGCCGGTGTGGACGGCCTGAAAGTGGCCGAAGCGCTGGTGCGCGATCTGCTCGGCGGCGCGCAAAATCCGGGAACCCCGTAA
- a CDS encoding HpcH/HpaI aldolase/citrate lyase family protein, with translation MIARSWLFVPGDSERKLAKGRENPADVLLLDLEDSVSHTRRGIAREMVRDYLKVHTERARQKLFVRINPLDTDSALQDLAVVMAGAPDGIVLPKVKSAAEVHTLSQYLSALEVREGLVPGATKILCVATETAASLLTFHTYLENVPPRLVGMTWGGEDLAAALGVSDNRHPSSGEYDHPFLLARSLCLATARAIDVQPVGVVYLNFRDAAGLEADCLRDRRAGFIGKVAIHPDQCEVINRAFTPSAEEIAHARRVIELFESNPGLGTVGLDGVMLDMPHLKQARNLIALAEAVDGTR, from the coding sequence ATGATCGCGCGTTCCTGGTTGTTCGTGCCGGGCGACAGCGAGCGCAAGCTGGCGAAGGGCCGCGAGAACCCCGCCGATGTATTGCTGCTCGATCTGGAGGACTCGGTGTCCCACACGCGCCGGGGCATCGCGCGCGAGATGGTGCGCGACTACCTCAAGGTCCACACGGAGCGCGCGCGCCAGAAGCTCTTCGTGCGCATCAACCCGCTGGACACCGACAGCGCCCTGCAAGACCTCGCGGTGGTGATGGCCGGTGCGCCCGATGGCATTGTGTTGCCCAAGGTGAAGTCCGCCGCCGAGGTCCACACCCTGTCGCAGTACCTGAGCGCGCTCGAAGTGCGCGAGGGTCTGGTGCCAGGTGCGACAAAGATTCTGTGCGTGGCCACGGAAACGGCCGCATCGCTGCTGACCTTCCACACCTACCTCGAAAACGTGCCGCCGCGCCTGGTCGGCATGACCTGGGGCGGCGAAGACCTCGCGGCCGCGCTGGGCGTGAGCGACAACCGCCACCCGAGCAGCGGCGAGTACGACCACCCGTTCCTGCTGGCCCGCTCGTTGTGCCTGGCCACGGCGCGCGCCATCGACGTGCAGCCGGTGGGCGTGGTGTACCTGAACTTCCGCGACGCGGCCGGACTGGAGGCCGACTGCCTGCGCGACCGGCGCGCGGGCTTCATCGGCAAGGTCGCGATCCACCCGGACCAGTGCGAGGTCATCAACCGTGCTTTCACCCCATCGGCCGAGGAGATCGCGCACGCGCGCCGCGTGATCGAGCTGTTCGAGAGCAACCCGGGCCTGGGCACCGTCGGGCTCGATGGTGTGATGCTGGACATGCCGCACCTGAAACAGGCGCGCAACCTCATCGCGCTGGCGGAGGCTGTCGATGGCACGCGTTGA
- a CDS encoding 3-isopropylmalate dehydratase, with translation MNHFQKTGFCHVFGDDLPLDEGLIPFQMAIERIDDPALLVPELLRAVSPSFAARVQQGDILVAGRRFACGKPHFQGFIAMAALGMSALCESIPYKSLRGAISKGVPVLSQVRNDHGQFRDGDRVTIDFMTGEVTNHSQGTAQRVAALPPVLTDIVMRGGSRGFLADWLREHPQAATASPPVQRHTPA, from the coding sequence ATGAACCACTTCCAAAAAACCGGGTTCTGCCACGTGTTTGGCGACGACCTTCCACTGGACGAGGGCCTGATCCCGTTCCAGATGGCCATCGAACGCATCGATGACCCGGCCCTGCTCGTGCCGGAGCTGCTGCGCGCGGTGTCCCCGTCCTTCGCCGCTCGGGTGCAACAGGGCGACATCCTGGTGGCCGGGCGGCGGTTCGCGTGCGGCAAACCACACTTCCAGGGGTTCATCGCCATGGCCGCATTGGGCATGTCCGCGCTGTGCGAATCCATCCCCTACAAGTCTTTGCGCGGTGCGATTTCCAAAGGCGTTCCGGTGCTAAGCCAGGTGCGCAACGACCACGGCCAGTTCCGGGACGGAGACCGCGTCACGATCGACTTCATGACCGGCGAAGTCACCAACCATTCGCAAGGCACCGCTCAGCGCGTGGCCGCTTTGCCACCCGTGTTGACCGACATCGTGATGCGCGGCGGCTCACGCGGCTTTCTGGCCGACTGGCTGCGCGAGCATCCGCAAGCTGCCACGGCGTCACCCCCGGTTCAGCGACACACCCCCGCCTAG
- a CDS encoding CaiB/BaiF CoA transferase family protein, whose amino-acid sequence MSGPLAGVKVVDLSTMLMAPYATQILGDMGADVIKVEAPVGDPVRGIGPFRNPGMGALFLNVNRSKRSLVLDLKQAAGVQALSHLLAKADVLVYNLRPQSMARLGLSYEAVSQVNPRIVFAGLFGYGQNGPYAAKPAFDDLIQGAVAVPSLARMADGGEPRYSPTAIVDRGVALWAVGQINAALVHQARTGQGQQIDIPMFEMMASFVLGDHLAGHAFEPPLGGMGYARMMNPDRRPYETQDGYVCVMIYTDRHWRAFLKALGREDDYERDPRYHSMTSRTEHIVELYAELAQLLRTRDTAAWLELFNAADIPAMPLHTPESLVRDPHLQATGFFSFTEHPSEGRIRQMAYPSTWSASQPESARPVPRLGEHSQEVLREAGYSDAQIGALLHSGVTLEPAGCAPH is encoded by the coding sequence ATGAGCGGGCCTCTCGCCGGTGTGAAGGTGGTGGACCTCTCCACCATGCTGATGGCACCGTACGCCACGCAGATCCTGGGCGACATGGGCGCCGACGTGATCAAGGTCGAAGCGCCCGTGGGCGACCCGGTGCGCGGCATCGGGCCTTTTCGCAACCCGGGCATGGGCGCGCTGTTTCTCAACGTCAACCGCAGCAAGCGCAGCCTTGTGCTTGACCTCAAGCAGGCGGCGGGCGTCCAAGCCCTGTCGCACCTGCTCGCGAAAGCCGACGTGCTGGTCTACAACCTGCGTCCGCAGTCCATGGCGCGCCTGGGCCTGAGCTACGAGGCGGTGTCCCAGGTCAACCCGCGCATCGTGTTCGCGGGCCTGTTCGGTTACGGCCAGAACGGTCCTTACGCGGCCAAGCCCGCGTTCGACGACCTGATCCAGGGCGCGGTGGCCGTGCCCTCTTTGGCCCGCATGGCCGACGGCGGCGAGCCGCGTTATTCGCCCACCGCCATCGTCGACCGGGGCGTGGCACTGTGGGCCGTGGGCCAGATCAACGCCGCGCTGGTCCACCAGGCGCGCACCGGCCAGGGTCAGCAGATCGACATCCCGATGTTCGAGATGATGGCCAGCTTCGTGCTCGGCGACCATCTCGCGGGCCACGCCTTCGAGCCGCCGCTGGGTGGCATGGGCTACGCGCGGATGATGAACCCCGACCGCCGCCCTTACGAAACGCAGGACGGTTATGTGTGCGTGATGATCTACACCGACCGGCACTGGCGCGCTTTCCTCAAGGCGCTTGGCCGCGAGGACGACTACGAGCGCGACCCGCGCTACCACAGCATGACGAGCCGCACCGAGCACATCGTCGAGCTCTATGCCGAACTCGCGCAGCTGCTGCGCACCCGTGACACCGCCGCATGGCTGGAGTTGTTCAACGCGGCCGATATTCCTGCCATGCCGCTGCACACGCCGGAGTCGCTGGTGCGCGACCCGCACCTGCAGGCCACCGGGTTCTTCAGCTTCACCGAGCACCCGAGCGAAGGGCGCATCCGCCAGATGGCGTACCCCAGCACCTGGTCGGCCTCGCAGCCCGAGAGCGCGCGGCCGGTGCCGCGCCTGGGCGAACACAGCCAGGAGGTGCTGCGCGAGGCCGGCTATAGCGACGCACAGATCGGCGCGCTGCTGCACAGCGGCGTCACTCTCGAACCCGCGGGCTGCGCCCCGCATTGA